A DNA window from Sphingomonas profundi contains the following coding sequences:
- the putA gene encoding bifunctional proline dehydrogenase/L-glutamate gamma-semialdehyde dehydrogenase PutA, with protein sequence MTPTLSTWNALDDIKYRDEGEAVADLLARQPLSPADRAAIVTEATALVAAARNSAQRQGVVESFLQEFSLGTKEGLALMCLAEALLRTPDADTRDRLIAEKIGSADWSSHLGASDSLFVNASTIGLMLTGRLIDVDDEARRDTGGWLKRLASRVGEPVIRRAVGAAVKIMGEQFVLGRTIEDAIARARKEDTLCSFDMLGEGARTAHDAERYERIYADAIEAVGKAARGAGPETGHGISVKLSALSPRYEAVQEARVWSELFPRVKRLALIAARHDLNFAIDAEEADRLVISLKLFERLARDPELKAWSGLGIVVQAYQKRGTAVIEGIARLARESGRRIMVRLVKGAYWDSEIKRAQIAGRPDYPVFTTKAATDLSYLVCAKALIDAAPALYPQFATHNAHTLAAVRHMAADRGVTIEHQRLHGMGEALYRAGDTRYGKARLRAYAPVGGHEELLPYLVRRLLENGANTSFVHALLDERVPADQVVQDPIGIVQAQPHRHPKIPVPADLYGPARRNPLGRDYSIVATQIAAERARSLTARERIVAGPIVGGTLRQGDGAARPVTSPADRRLVLGETSDATAANVDVAVAAARKAQRAWDRVGGPARALTLRAMGDALEADMDRLVALLSLEAGKTLNDGVAEVREAVDFCRYYAHLAEKQFAGPVTLAGPVGETNQLELRGRGLFVCISPWNFPLAIFTGQIAAALAAGNAVLAKPAEQTVLIAAEAVRLFHKAGLDPDLLALLPGDGAAIGPVLTGHPGVDGVAFTGGTDTAAGINRALAARPGPIVPFIAETGGLNGMFVDTTALKEQVVDDVILSAIGSAGQRCSALRILYLPRDSADELIATLGGALDALVIGDPALPGTDIGPVIDEAARDDLDRHVARLERDAKILFRKPIGDRREAGAYFGPVIAEVPTPDFLEREVFGPILHVYRYDPAKLAETAGALAARGYGLTLGVHSRIEAFAADVRDLVPAGNVYVNRSIIGAVVGVQPFGGEGLSGTGPKAGGPHALLRYAVERAVSVNITAQGGDPALLNL encoded by the coding sequence ATGACCCCCACCCTCTCCACCTGGAACGCGCTGGACGACATCAAGTATCGCGACGAGGGCGAGGCGGTCGCCGATCTGCTCGCGCGTCAGCCGCTGTCGCCGGCCGATCGCGCCGCGATCGTGACCGAGGCGACGGCGCTGGTGGCGGCCGCGCGCAACTCCGCCCAGCGCCAGGGCGTGGTGGAGAGCTTCCTCCAGGAATTCTCGCTCGGCACGAAGGAGGGGCTCGCGCTGATGTGCCTCGCCGAGGCGCTGCTCCGCACGCCGGACGCCGACACGCGCGACCGCCTGATCGCCGAGAAGATCGGCTCGGCCGACTGGTCCAGCCATCTCGGCGCGTCGGACAGCCTGTTCGTCAACGCCTCCACGATCGGCCTGATGCTGACCGGCCGGCTGATCGACGTGGACGATGAGGCCCGGCGCGACACCGGCGGCTGGCTCAAACGGCTCGCCAGCCGCGTCGGCGAGCCGGTGATCCGCCGCGCGGTGGGCGCCGCCGTGAAGATCATGGGCGAGCAGTTCGTCCTCGGCCGCACGATCGAGGACGCGATCGCCCGTGCGCGCAAGGAGGACACCCTGTGCTCGTTCGACATGCTGGGCGAGGGCGCCCGCACCGCGCACGATGCCGAGCGGTACGAGCGCATCTACGCCGATGCGATCGAGGCCGTCGGCAAGGCCGCGCGCGGCGCCGGGCCGGAGACCGGCCACGGCATCTCGGTCAAGCTCTCCGCCCTCTCCCCGCGCTACGAGGCGGTGCAGGAGGCGCGCGTGTGGAGCGAACTCTTTCCGCGGGTGAAGCGGCTGGCGCTGATCGCCGCGCGGCACGACCTGAACTTCGCGATCGACGCGGAGGAGGCGGACCGCCTCGTGATCTCGCTGAAGCTGTTCGAGCGGCTGGCGCGCGATCCGGAGCTGAAGGCGTGGTCCGGCCTCGGCATCGTCGTGCAGGCCTATCAGAAGCGCGGCACGGCGGTGATCGAGGGGATCGCCCGGCTGGCGCGGGAGAGCGGCCGCCGGATCATGGTGCGGCTGGTGAAGGGCGCCTATTGGGACAGCGAGATCAAGCGCGCCCAGATAGCCGGCCGGCCCGATTATCCGGTGTTCACCACCAAGGCCGCGACCGATCTCTCCTATCTGGTCTGCGCGAAGGCGCTGATCGATGCGGCGCCCGCCCTCTATCCGCAATTCGCCACGCACAACGCCCATACGCTGGCGGCGGTGCGCCACATGGCCGCCGACCGGGGCGTCACGATCGAGCATCAGCGGCTGCACGGCATGGGCGAGGCGCTCTACCGCGCCGGCGATACGCGCTACGGCAAGGCGCGGCTGCGCGCCTACGCGCCGGTCGGCGGGCATGAGGAGCTGCTGCCCTACCTCGTCCGCCGCCTGCTGGAGAACGGCGCCAACACCAGCTTCGTCCACGCCCTGCTGGACGAGCGGGTGCCGGCCGATCAGGTGGTGCAGGATCCGATCGGCATCGTGCAGGCGCAGCCGCATCGCCACCCGAAGATCCCGGTGCCGGCCGATCTCTACGGCCCGGCGCGGCGCAATCCGCTAGGCCGCGACTATTCGATCGTGGCGACGCAGATCGCCGCGGAGCGCGCGCGATCGCTGACGGCGCGGGAGCGGATCGTCGCCGGCCCGATCGTCGGCGGCACCCTGCGCCAGGGCGACGGCGCGGCCCGGCCGGTGACGAGCCCGGCCGATCGCCGGCTCGTGCTGGGCGAAACGTCTGACGCGACGGCGGCCAACGTCGATGTCGCGGTGGCGGCGGCACGCAAGGCGCAGCGCGCGTGGGACCGGGTGGGCGGCCCCGCCCGCGCTCTCACCCTGCGGGCGATGGGCGACGCGCTGGAGGCGGACATGGACCGGCTCGTCGCCCTGCTCTCGCTGGAGGCGGGCAAGACCCTGAACGACGGCGTGGCGGAAGTGCGCGAGGCGGTGGATTTCTGCCGCTACTACGCCCACCTCGCGGAAAAGCAGTTCGCCGGCCCGGTGACGCTCGCCGGCCCGGTGGGCGAGACGAACCAGCTGGAGTTGCGCGGGCGCGGCCTTTTCGTATGCATCAGCCCGTGGAACTTCCCGCTGGCGATCTTCACCGGCCAGATCGCGGCCGCGCTGGCGGCGGGCAATGCCGTGCTGGCCAAGCCCGCCGAGCAGACCGTGCTGATCGCGGCGGAAGCGGTGCGGCTGTTCCACAAGGCCGGGCTCGATCCCGATCTGCTGGCGCTGCTGCCGGGCGACGGCGCCGCGATCGGCCCCGTCCTCACCGGCCATCCGGGGGTGGACGGCGTCGCCTTCACCGGCGGCACCGATACCGCCGCCGGCATCAACCGCGCGCTCGCCGCACGGCCCGGCCCGATCGTGCCGTTCATCGCGGAAACCGGCGGGCTGAACGGCATGTTCGTCGATACCACCGCGCTGAAGGAGCAGGTGGTCGACGACGTGATCCTCTCGGCCATCGGCTCGGCCGGGCAGCGCTGCTCGGCGCTGCGCATTCTCTATCTGCCGAGGGATTCGGCCGACGAGCTGATCGCCACCCTGGGCGGCGCGCTGGATGCGCTGGTGATCGGCGATCCGGCGCTGCCGGGAACCGACATCGGCCCGGTGATCGACGAAGCGGCGCGCGACGATCTCGATCGCCACGTGGCCCGGCTGGAGCGCGATGCGAAGATCCTGTTCCGCAAGCCGATCGGCGACCGTCGTGAGGCCGGCGCCTATTTCGGCCCGGTGATCGCCGAGGTGCCGACGCCCGACTTCCTGGAACGGGAGGTGTTCGGCCCCATCCTGCACGTCTACCGCTACGATCCGGCGAAGCTGGCGGAAACGGCGGGCGCGCTCGCCGCGCGCGGCTACGGCCTCACCCTCGGCGTGCACAGCCGGATCGAGGCCTTCGCCGCGGACGTGCGCGATCTCGTGCCCGCCGGCAACGTGTATGTGAACCGATCGATCATCGGCGCGGTGGTGGG